One Channa argus isolate prfri chromosome 17, Channa argus male v1.0, whole genome shotgun sequence genomic window, TTTGCATGGGGCCTTTTGAAGAGTAAAGCTGCTCTCATCCTATTTAACCCCTCAGTCTCAGTCAATGATTAACAATTTAGTCGTATGAATAAACAGTTTATGGCACCATCATTTATTGTCTGCAGTTCACTCAACAGATGCACAGCATATCCCTTGCACCTTAAATGCCAGATAAGATTACACCTCATGAGAGGCTGTGTAATTCACGACTGTGAAATAACAAACGAACGAAAAACGCCCAGTAATTGTGTGCCATGTTGCTTTGTTGACCTTTACCTAATTAtccataaattacatttaaacttttgtCATGTGCAATAGTCGATTTTTTATTGTTCACATTTGCTCATCATTAATCTGTTTaaacagtgaactgtgtttcAAATTGCCACTTAGCACCAAAAttgctacacaaacacaactgtcCACTcatttttgaaatggcaaaaaatgttacaaaacaaaacattgttttcataaacataacataagGATCAGTTAGTTAGTATAAATGTcccttcatcagaaataaagttatttgtttttatttattcatcaaggcaaacttttgcatttattttccattgttttactacttttttaaacactacTTGACCATTTTAAATACTAATGCTAATTGTACATCCTTATTATTTAGTTGTATTATTTAGCTTTAGGATTAATTTTGCAAACCTTTAACCGTTGCACTCAACTGTTTTTGATGGGATGTATGTATAGTttggggggcggctgtagctcagttggtaaaggcagtcaccCACAGGGTCTTCAGctcaatccccagtcccagctatatgtcaaagtgtccctgggcaagacactgaacccccaacagccccttcccctccccagctgtgcaatgccagtccaagcccggtagaaatataggagggttgcgtcaggaaggtcatctggcgtaaaaactgtgccaaatcattaTGCGGACAATGATGCGCTGTGGCGACCATGAACTCACGAGATAGTCCAAAAGgactatatatatgtatgtatgtatgtgtgtgtgtgtgtgtgtgtgtgtgtgtgtgtgtgtatatatatatatatatatatatatatatatatatatatatatatatatatatatatatatatatatatatagtgtaatTTGTTATGACTCACAAGAACAATATGCTCTATGCTTAACAAAAGTTCTGACAaatgaagtgttttatttttatgtacaatAGCAGAGAACAGCTGTTAAACCATTTTTATTCACCCAGTTGTAAATATCTTCAGTGATAAATCTAGACAGGTTATGTAGAACAATGTTACAAAAATATCTCTTTAGTGTAACATTTCAAACTGCTTAACTCAGACATTTAGGAAACTACACCACAATGTTAAaccttatatatatatgtatacatatatatatacacacacacacagaaacccacAGTAACAAACACAGTCCAAATCCAAACATTAATATAGTTACACCCTGTACATGTTGCATCTAATTACAACTTTCACATCAACTGGACTTGATGATAGCAGATGTTTGAGGTACTGTAtctgtttaaaatatcaaattgaTTATTAAACACAAGTAGCTTTTACATACCTAGTAACCATAATTTTTCTAGTAACTCAGCAGCATTCAAAAACTCAAACATGTAATGTTTAAATTCAAGcaattacaaaattattttgtccTTCAACTCATATTATCAGTCACAAATACCTGAGTGAACACAGGCATGTTACATTCAACATACTGAAGGTTTTACTGCAGGTGTAAATTCCTGCTCCTTCAACTGCCTTAGACAAATAGTTTTCATACACAAATGACAGCAGTAACtatagttttatttgttaatagtTTTCCAAAAGTGCCTGGAAAGTGCCTTAAGGAGAACAGATTAGCAATTTAAATGGGAGATCCGAGCGCAGTGTTtgaaaggaaataaattaaactaGTCTCATTATGGGCCCAACTCAGAAGGTTAAGTAGATCAGATATTGCTGCATGTAAATCTACATTTACAAAGTTCAGATAAACAATAACTCTGCCTCAGGGAAACATTAAAATGCAGGCTCAATAAACAGTAACCCAAAGTAGgaaattaactttatttagaGTTAATTTTAGAGGTTGTGTCAGAGAatgtgtgaaaacactccatGCTGCagtagtttttcattttcctcacaaAAAACTGTTCCAGTGTCTGAGCACAAATTAGGACATTAGATCAAATACATAAAGATTTCCTCCCACAGAACCTGCTTCAAAGGATCTTGAAGTATATTTAAATTGCAACAAATTTAACAAGAAGAATACGAACAAAGAAATTGAGGTTTATTGTGAATATCGGGATGTTCGTTAGCTcatcagttgttgttttttttaaaaaaaagcagctttaaaaatatatcaaaaacagtatttgatttgacatttacaaaactgaaatgaaatacaatccaaaaaagaagtaaaaatacaaTAGTGGGACAAGTACAGAGCCTCATGTAGCACTGTGTTCCACTTCTGGTTTAGGCCTTTAATAATACATCAGTTTTTTATTCAATGATAAAACTTCATAATATTCAATGAACACAACATgccaaacataaataaaaacataatgctgCCTATAATCTAGATTTCCATGCAGACGTTTTGCATTCAGCCCCTGCAGAGCCctgcaatacattttttggTTTCCAAGCAGACAAACATGATAAGCTTTGCTACAGGCTACATTCCTTCTCTCCTGCTTACTTGGCTCTTCAGAGGATGCAGTTCGGTTCAGGTGCTTAAGCTTCCTTACACAAAATAGAAGTATATATAAGGCAGGAAACCTTTCTATACAGAGAAgttactaaaacaaaaacacgcacacacagttaAACACTGCATATTTCAaggtatactgtatataataaagATACCAAAGTCAGTGTCTACAGTGTACACAATACCCAGCCACACTGCCAGTTTTGTGGCTCATTAACAAGTCTGGAACATTGTTTCATCACCTTCTTAAAAAGGTAACACAATCTCCTTTACAAGTTTGCCTCTTTATAGGCAAACCTGAAACATaaattattgattaaaaaaaaataaatatattttttcttagtttctttttgacattacagtaaaaacaaccatttacacAAACCAGGTATTTTAGCTGTCTCATAACTGGGAATGGCTATTCTGATGTGAAACTCAGTATGAGCCCTTTATTACTCTATTATCTCTCCATGCTCTTGTAAAGTGCACAGGTTGAGGGTGACACCTCTGTTCTGTTACAGGCTGGATGGTTGGGCCTGCtgctgtatctgtgtgtggtGGCTGGTTGGCTGCACTGACTCACAGTCCTGTGGCCTTTTTTCCACGCCACGAGCATACATGAGGACAAGGGTGACGGTGGCAAACGTAGCTGCGTTAACAGGGAAGGCTCGTAACAGCGTGGAGGTAAGACCTCGGGTGAACACCATGTAGCCTTCTTTCTGTATGCTCTGTCGCACACAGTCAGCAATGCTGCTGTACTGTTTGACTCCACCTACACCATCTGCCTGGAACCGTGACTTGATGACATCCACAGGGTAGGTGGAGAGCCAGGAGGCGATGCCAGCCATGCCCCCGGCAAACAGCAGTTTGGGGATCATGTAACGATCGTCAGGCTCGCAGCCAAGGCTGCGCGTCAGCACGTCATAGGACAGGAAATACACTCCAAAACCAGGTGTTTCACGAATTAGTGTGGTTACCATGCCTCTGTTTATGCCCCACAGACCCTCACGGTTGTAAATGCGTGCCAAGCAGTCCAGGGAGTTCTTGTACATCTTCCTAGAGGACTTCATCTCTCCAGTACCCTGCATCTGCATGCGGGTTTTAGCCAGTTCCATAGGGCAGCAGATGACACACTGGATGGCACCTGCGGCTGCACCAGCAAGGAACTGGTTCATGGGGGTATCATGTCCTAGCATACGCATGGTGTTCCCCTGGACACCAAACACTATAGCATTGATAAAAGTAAGGCCCATCATAGGGGATCCAATGCCTTTATACAAACCAAATACCTGCAGAGAGTAAATTGCATTAGCGGAGGTGATTTGACATCACTGTAACATGACATTATGCAGATTTCCTTTGGGGGAAGAAAGGAAACAATTACAGCGACGAGCACAGCTATATCAACAGTACTAATGTGGGAACAAGCTGTGCTCTAATCAAACAAGCCACAAACAGAATCAACTTTAAGTGTTGAACTGTATAAGCGACACCCTCTGCTCTGATTATGATGTATTTTACTGGTGGCAGTAACTGTAACCCAACTGAAGATGGGTCCAACAGCATTTGAACATTTGTCCTAGCTGAGGAGATGTTTACAGCAGCTGGACTAACTACagttaaagtaaaacacagagGTAACTCCCATCATGAGATAAGGTAGGATGTGTATTTAAGAGCATTAAAATTGTTTAGTGCCTTTTAGTAGATACAGCATGTTAAGCCTGATTTAATGCTCGTTCTCTAGTGAAGCCTGCAAGTTtgtcaacattgtttttttgtctggacAGTGGTTGAAAAGTAACAgctttttaatgaaatgatGGAGTTAAATTTTCCAATTTATGTAACTTGGCATTTTATCAGttctgcagcaaacacaagTCATACCTCAATCAATGAAGACCTGTATATCATCCACTGTTACAGATTAACcaaatattgttaaaatgcCAATGCCATCCCTAAAACATTAGCTCCAGACAAAGCATGCAAACATAcagcacataaaataatatCACATGAATTCCCTTAATGCACAATGACAGCATTAGAtctgtatgtaaaataaatctACTTACTGTCTCTTGTCGTACAATGGACTGAAAACAGTGAACGGTCCCACGATACAGAGGCTTATCAATACTCTGAACCTGCAGTCTCACCTGGAAAAGAAAGGCACTTCTCAATGATCTGCCAGATCACTCAAACTGCGGTGTTTATTAAACGTAAGGGGGTAATGTGAGAAAATGACCTACATTCAAATCAGCCAGCTACATAAAAAGTCAATTTATGACATAACTACTTGATGAAAAACATTCAGCACTGATAATTAGACCTATATGTTAAGGCTTCTAAAGATgtcttgtacttttactgtctATTATAAACAAGCATTTGCTACCTTAACTGTGTCAAATGGGTGTCCAACCAAGACACCGGCAGCACctgaagacagagaggaaagatTCATTAGACACTGTCAACTGTTCAGTAAACTGTAAATAAGTAGACTCCTGTGGGAGTATTTTTGTCTACATTAAACACTATTACACTCATACATGGCAAATTCAAAGCCAAAAGTAAATCATATATACGAACACAATttatattagtttacaaactcaaTACCCCCAAAAACTATGAGGTCTTTCAATTTTGTGATTAAATAATTATACTTGTTGTCATCATTGTTACTATCTGTACCTTTATAGCCTATTTCAAAACAATTAGTTCAGCAAAAGTGTTAAAACTATTGTGGTTTCATGCAAAAGAGTGAAGGCTGTTAACTGTTTATATACAGAGATAGTAGCACACATTTCCACAGTCTCTGGTGAGAAGCACTTGTCTGTCAACTTGAAAAGCGGCAGATATAGGAGAGAGATACATTCAAATCCTATGTACATTCTCACACAAATCATGCAAAGTGCTGCAGTACTTTCAGCAAGTCTAATTAAAGTTTGACTAATTCAGTCTTTGGCCCAAAACCTTTAAGCCAAAACCGGTCGGTGTTGGCAGTCTAATTTTAGAATACGCTACAATCTCCTCTATGGTAACACCACATTACCGAACCAGAGCCAGTTAGCTGGGCAGCATCACTCTCTAAAACCCTGTCTAGTGTACCATTTAACATTACATAATCTGTGCTTATGCAGCACATACCCGTGTTGTGATGCTAGTTTGGGCTTCTCAGCTGAGTCAATGTAGAACCTGATAACAGTTCCTGGACAGACCACCAACGTTAACCGAAAATTACCTTAGAAAAATCAGCCCTAATCAAAATACATATACTACAGTTTTAGATAGGAAGACTGCCCACAGTGACTATCACCCCACTTCAAGAAGCAAGAAGCAGATTGTGATATTTTTAGCTTATTAgtaattgttgtttgttttcacaaataaattTGTGGATTAAATGGGTGTGTGGTTAAAGGATAATATGCCTAATCAtaatttatgaaatatttttaaaacatagttACTGGCTCATCTGTATTACCAGAGTAAACAGATCACAGCAAGATAATCATGTAAGCGCTTGCTTAGTCACATGACCCATTTGACAGGAGCCAGTCTCAGTTGTAATCCaggaaaagaacacaaacaagcaTGGGTTTCACACCAGTGAACGGTCAGTGACCTCACCTCAGTGGTATGATCTGGGACCAGGAAAAACAAGCAGAGGATCTTGCATCATAGTTTAATAAACATCTTGTGTTACCACCTTTTTGTAACATTTGACAATGTGAGCAAAGTCTGCTGTTTTCAATCATTTCCTTTTACACTTTGGACAAACTAGGCCAACTTTAAACACCAAAAGTTTCCCCATTTTTTGCGTACGGTTCACTTTTTACAACGACCTTCTGAGAGCGATGGAAACCACGTGGTCTGATGTCAGCCACTGTAAAGACAGAATGGGATTGGTCTATAAAGAGGTGTGTACTGATTTAGGCTATCAGCATCTGAAGTGTGAGATATTCCAGCTTCAAGCCTCAAGTTTCACCACTGTATTGTTGCTTTCAATTCTCAATCAGGTCACCATGTAACACTAGTGGCACTAGTGTAATGAGTACGGCTGAAACAGCCTCTGTAAGTTGGTTCTTTAGACTTACAAAGGGTTAATCGAGCTAGCGCCGGCAGCACCTTGTGTGTTAAGTtgtttagcaaaaacaaaaatcaaccaATTGTTAAATGGTTTGttacaacaacacacagaatGTAGTAGGGAATAATTCACTCCCTAATTATCATCTACTGGATTCTGCagttgaaataaagaaaataagccAGGCACCACTTTGTACACAGCGCATTGATGTTAAGGTCTGACACCAGGTCAAGTGCAACAAGTGGCTTTTATCGAATTTACAGGATCGGCTTTAGTTTGCACACCTGCGGTGGGATTTCCACTGTGCGCTAATCATGTGATAGGGTTGCATCACATTCGTATGGGTGGTGATAGGCATGCTTGTGGTTTCCTATcgtaaaaaaacaaagggaCATTTCAACTCAAGCGAGACAAGATTTTAGATTAATCTAACAAATTACAACATCGCTAAAGTAGGTAAGAGAAGTGTCGCTGCCACGGGCTTACCTCCGATGCATCCAGCAACGAAGTCCATCACCGCTCTTTAACGTCACCCAGCAGAGAATGACTGGATATTTTCTCAAGCTAAATGGAGATGACACCAAAAACCCTGCGAAATCCGATTTATCCCCAAAACCCGTCTATTTCTATATAAACCTGACAGTAACCTTTAACGACTTCCAGTCAATTTTAGCTATAGCACAGGCAAGGTGGTTTCGACTCCCCCCTCTAAGACCTGCCAATGTTATTTCTCTTGGTACTTATTTACTTCTGTACTGAATGTCTCCTGGTCACCTATGGACCTCCGTTAAACGTTGTGCCAAAGTCAGTTACTGCAGACACGCTCCCCGCCTTTCGTATCAAAGAGGTTTATTTCTGTAGCAGCGAGCTAGCGACGCAGGAAGTATCTAGTAGGGGGCGTGATAACCGGCGACGACCGACTTTCTACCCAATCAGAGGCAAGCGATAACGCTGACAGCCGGCTTCACGTGTAATCCTCACGGTCCCGGGGCCGTGTGTGGACGTGTTACGGAAAAATACCGACAAATACATCAGTTAAAATGCGCCACAAGCGCCGTGCGATGTTTGGCTTTTGGAAGTAGTGTCACTGCATGGAGGGATTTTTACCTGTAGTATAGTTGTGTTTGATAAGCTGATCtaaagctttaatttaaaaatgtttttttttttttttaataaatactgcaTGGTATGTAGGATTATGCTTAAACAGTTCAAAACATAAAACGGTGAGGATTTTATATGTAGAGTTTCACATAAAATAACGACTTAGTTAAAGTTATGCCGTCCATGTGCTTTTTGTTGTATATACAGACACCTCTCGGCTATTTTCGGTAAAACTCGGAGCCAAGGTTTTCAGTCGCCGATGTTTGGCTTAAGCGCTCGTTCGGCACTGTAGTAGTTACCGGAAATACGTCACAGAGTCGGCCAGTTTATTACATCAACACTCAAGGTTATGCTTGTGTAGCGTATTGTGAAGGAAAAAAGGCCTCACATTTAACAAATATCTGTTGGTCTGTCACCATCTGACAAGATGCATATCGCCGATTTTGTGTCTGGATCATTTGCAGGTAACAGCTAAAGCCTGAGCAGTTTTACTAGCATCAGTTGGCACTATTGCTAAATAGTGCGCTACAATAACTATTATGTTAacatgtatttctttctttaaacaTCGCTTATCTTTTACTCAGGGTAATGTGCACTCTAGTATTGAGTGAACTGCAGTGGAATTAATATATATGAAGGCACTGCATTGCTAGAACTGTCATTTGGGCGCAGATAATTAGTCTGTAATGGATTCAATGACAGATCAGCATTTTCAACGTTTTtggaaacaaatggaaaaacatttttttacattctctGGTCATGATCTGATGGGGCCAAACACTGGTCATGATCTCAATTTGTCACTGCTTAGTTGGAGACATTTAAGCACGTGCATTGAGTCTTAGTGGCTTATATTTTCAGACcaggcattttctttttttttttattgattagaaacacaaaatgaatatattttaaaaatttgacCTTCCTGTCAGCTGCACATGAATCAGAGTGTTACAGTTGAAGCCTGTAatcctgtgtttctgttgtctgtgtttctgttgtatcCATGATGCTCTTGTTTCTCTGGAAACACACAGGGGCATGTGGCGTTGCTGTGGGCTACCCTCTGGATACTGTGAAGGTAGGTAAAGGATCTGGAAACAATAAGAAATGCTTTATAAAAATGGGAATAATGTTTACATTGCATTCCTAAATTTGTATAGGTTCGAATTCAAACCCAGAAACAGTTCACTGGAATATGGCAGTGCACAGTGGCAACATTTTCCAAAGAAGGGGTAAGTCTAACTAGAGTAGTCTACATGACACTACTACATGACAGCTAGTAGCTGTTTTGTATGCCAGCAAACtgttatatatatttctgaCAATTTGTTAAGGACCAAAAAAGGCATCCTGTAAGTAGCCGAGCCCAACTACAAAGACACTGGAAGAGACCAAGTATGTGAATGAGCAGAATGAGTTTGGACCAGACCTCGGCATACAGCTCCAAACCAGGTGTTTTAAAGAAGTCAAAACTGTCTGATGAAAGGTTAACTACTTGAATTTATTAAGCTGTTCTCTAAAAATCATCCTCCCTGAAACTATTTTGTGACTATGTCTGAAACAGAAATGAATACGACCCACAACTGGGTATTTGAGGCCAACAGAAAGTAATCATTTTGTGTTGCATTAAAATTCAGAGGGGGTTTGTGAAAGACAATTAACCACAGaaattgtacagtacagtaattaCACATTTGGCAAATGTGTCACTTGGGGTTAGGTAACACTGTTAATCATATAACAATGTCAGCTACACATTTTTGACTACCTGCTAATGAATGTTTTGAGTTTGAACTTGAATGTCTATTAGcctctgaaaaaaacaaaaatattttcatgagAGGGCAGAACACAGACATTACATTGGTTTTCATGGTCTTCTTTCCCTATTTCATAACATCAGGTGCATGGCTTCTTCAAAGGCATGTCCTTTCCCATTATCACAATCTCGCTGACTTCCTCGGTGGTGTTTGGCACCTACAGGAACTGCCTGCAGTGTTTGACCCAGGCACGAGGAGCAGGCTGTGGTCCAAACACCAAACTAGAAGTCTTTCTGTCTGGTATGGTGGCGGGCGTAGCTCAGGTAATGGAAACAGTTTTACAAGCTGCCTGAAAATCATTGTTCTTAATAATGTGCTTCATTTCACCTGCAAATCTGATATTTGGAAAGTGTTAGGAATGTGAAATAAAAGAGTTACTTtatgcaaaacacaaaaaaactgttaatcTCAGGAGTGCATAACTtgagtttaatgtgttttttgagGTTTTGTTATTGATACTCTTGGTACTAAgattctcctcctctgccttcAACAGATATCAGTGATGTGTCCTGGTGACATAGTGAAAACACGTCTGCAGTGTCAGACACAATTCAAGCGAGGAGGACCCAACATTCCCAAACCCAAGTACCAGGGTCCGGTTCACTGTCTGCTGAGCATTATCAAAGAGGAGGGTTACACAGGACTCTACAGAGGAGCTCTCCCACTTATACTGAGAGACGGACCCTCTTACGCACTATTCTTTTTGACTTTTACCACTGCCTGTGAATGGCTGAcagacaacagcaaaaaaagacCAGGTAAAAATTAGTGCCGCTTGCTGCTCATCAGTGTCAGTCACCGTGTTGTGCTGCATTAGCTGTACGCTACCACATATCCTTGACGTCAGCATTACCTCCTGTGATAAACAGTACGAAAGCAAACATCCACATTGAGCCCATTATGTTACCAAAATTAATTTCCATCTTTGTTAACTTGGGTGGCTTTCCATTTTCTTCAGATTGGAGTGCAGTGATGCTGGCCGGTGGGATAGCAGGAATGGCGGGTTGGACTGTAGGAACACCAATGGACGTGATAAAAGCACGTTTGCAGGTCGACGGTACAAGGGAGACAAAGCAATATAAGGGCTTTTTCCACTGCATCCGTGAGACGGCACGAACAGAAggagctgggtttttttttaagagcctAGGCATCAACTGTTTGCGTGCCTTCCCTGTTAACATGGTTGTGCTTGTTATTTACGAGGTTCTTACTGGTTTTCTTCGAGGTGAACCAAACAGCGTCGAGCCCCCTCGCTTTGGGCTTGACTAGTATTGACTACCTCCATTTTATGGGTCTCACATTGTactgctttatttatataacattgAGACATTTAGCAAGTAAATATCTGTtgcattgtaatatttttaagtaTGATTATATCCTCAACTATCACTGGAGCTGTCTGTTACGTATGTAATAATAAGCTCGACAGGGTTAGCTATCCTAGAATGCTCAAGGGTAATTTATGGGTGCACTCTTGGTGCCAGAGATAGGACCAGCAGCTGTTTGACCACTAGATGGCATCCCTGCCCAACTTATTACCTTTTATCTTTGCTTACTTTCTGTGTGACAAGAAAACAGTCTGAATGACTGCTGAGACCACCAGGACGTAAGCTACTTTTGACGATGTCAAGACTGGTTTATGCCTTGAATGCAGACTTTAGGGATCAACTGCCGTTTGCACAAAATAGCAAGCATGATACCTGTCCAGGCCCACGGTTCGTGTTTGCACATGATTATATTCACTGCTCAGCGAAATGTCACAGCtggacattttttaattgtaatacCGTTATAGTGTTTAAATTATAGTATATTTTAAATCTCAATGTTATTTTGAATTAGGAAAAGAATATTATACATATCACTGCGAAAGTAGCTGCTATTACGCCCAGTAACTAAGTTCTcgtaaataaaagcagagtggGTTTGCCAACTTATTTACCTGCCTGCTCTTCAACAGTCTGGAAGAGAACAAAGTTCTACTTGTTTAACTCACCGACACTGACAATGTCTGCTGATA contains:
- the LOC137102609 gene encoding mitochondrial basic amino acids transporter-like isoform X2, giving the protein MMGLTFINAIVFGVQGNTMRMLGHDTPMNQFLAGAAAGAIQCVICCPMELAKTRMQMQGTGEMKSSRKMYKNSLDCLARIYNREGLWGINRGMVTTLIRETPGFGVYFLSYDVLTRSLGCEPDDRYMIPKLLFAGGMAGIASWLSTYPVDVIKSRFQADGVGGVKQYSSIADCVRQSIQKEGYMVFTRGLTSTLLRAFPVNAATFATVTLVLMYARGVEKRPQDCESVQPTSHHTQIQQQAQPSSL
- the LOC137102609 gene encoding mitochondrial basic amino acids transporter-like isoform X1 produces the protein MDFVAGCIGGAAGVLVGHPFDTVKVRLQVQSIDKPLYRGTVHCFQSIVRQETVFGLYKGIGSPMMGLTFINAIVFGVQGNTMRMLGHDTPMNQFLAGAAAGAIQCVICCPMELAKTRMQMQGTGEMKSSRKMYKNSLDCLARIYNREGLWGINRGMVTTLIRETPGFGVYFLSYDVLTRSLGCEPDDRYMIPKLLFAGGMAGIASWLSTYPVDVIKSRFQADGVGGVKQYSSIADCVRQSIQKEGYMVFTRGLTSTLLRAFPVNAATFATVTLVLMYARGVEKRPQDCESVQPTSHHTQIQQQAQPSSL
- the slc25a47a gene encoding solute carrier family 25 member 47-A isoform X1 gives rise to the protein MHIADFVSGSFAGACGVAVGYPLDTVKVRIQTQKQFTGIWQCTVATFSKEGVHGFFKGMSFPIITISLTSSVVFGTYRNCLQCLTQARGAGCGPNTKLEVFLSGMVAGVAQISVMCPGDIVKTRLQCQTQFKRGGPNIPKPKYQGPVHCLLSIIKEEGYTGLYRGALPLILRDGPSYALFFLTFTTACEWLTDNSKKRPDWSAVMLAGGIAGMAGWTVGTPMDVIKARLQVDGTRETKQYKGFFHCIRETARTEGAGFFFKSLGINCLRAFPVNMVVLVIYEVLTGFLRGEPNSVEPPRFGLD
- the slc25a47a gene encoding solute carrier family 25 member 47-A isoform X2, producing the protein MHIADFVSGSFAGACGVAVGYPLDTVKVHGFFKGMSFPIITISLTSSVVFGTYRNCLQCLTQARGAGCGPNTKLEVFLSGMVAGVAQISVMCPGDIVKTRLQCQTQFKRGGPNIPKPKYQGPVHCLLSIIKEEGYTGLYRGALPLILRDGPSYALFFLTFTTACEWLTDNSKKRPDWSAVMLAGGIAGMAGWTVGTPMDVIKARLQVDGTRETKQYKGFFHCIRETARTEGAGFFFKSLGINCLRAFPVNMVVLVIYEVLTGFLRGEPNSVEPPRFGLD
- the slc25a47a gene encoding solute carrier family 25 member 47-A isoform X3 produces the protein MSFPIITISLTSSVVFGTYRNCLQCLTQARGAGCGPNTKLEVFLSGMVAGVAQISVMCPGDIVKTRLQCQTQFKRGGPNIPKPKYQGPVHCLLSIIKEEGYTGLYRGALPLILRDGPSYALFFLTFTTACEWLTDNSKKRPDWSAVMLAGGIAGMAGWTVGTPMDVIKARLQVDGTRETKQYKGFFHCIRETARTEGAGFFFKSLGINCLRAFPVNMVVLVIYEVLTGFLRGEPNSVEPPRFGLD